ACAATAGAAGTACTAGTATTTAGGTGTAACTACTGTTTAAAACACAATAAATTTATTTAACAGCCTACTAGTAGCTGCATTAACTGATCAAGATAAAtcattgcaaatatgaatgtgaAAAAAAAATGGACATTAATATCATATATTCATCTATCTCTGGCATTATTAGCACTATCTCAGTTGCTTACTGATACATACACCACCAAAATTTTGCAAGAAAAAATGCCTTTCAAATTCTATTACAACTGTATTTAACTATGGATGCCCTTTCACATGAATAAGTTGACGGTGAGAGGCTTGTTCATAAGGCTGATCTCAAATTTGAGGAAGGGAAACTCATTCATGACATTGGAGTAACTAAAAGGTATATGCTTTATTTTTGTTTAGGAGTCATTATAGCTTTCTTTTAAACATCACCTTTTCTTAAACAATTCTTTCATATTATAGGTACAATATTATAATGGACTATCCTCTCAGATTCGGCATATCCAGGACATTCTTATAAAAGCCGTGAGTGAACACCTCATGTATCATCTATGCTGTGGGAACCACCTTTTGGGGGTACACTACAGATTCTGCCATAATAATGTGCACATATTTATCTTCAGATTTATTGAAAATGATATGAATGGAAAATCACGTATCGGGGCAATGCCTCGTTTTGGTGATGCTGAGTCTATCATATGGTTTGATGTCGAGAACCACTGCAGTTACCATTTATTTAACTGCTTTGAGGATGGAAATGAGGTAATTCCTACAAAATCCAAGTATACCATGACAAATATACATAAGAAGCATCATAATCTAAACTCCCATACGAAAATATTCCTTCTATGGATGATATTAATAACGTGTATCAGGAGTTGTTCATATTTTCCTCTTTTATCTACTTTGACCAAAAGCCTATGAACAGGTTGTTATCAGAGGCTGTCGACTACTTGGTTCTATTATCCCTAGTGGATGCCATAGAGTTGACAAGTCGAAATGGTATGGAAGGGCATTTCTCCAACCAGATAAGGATTCAGAAGATTTTGATCCTTCACTAGATGGCACTCTCTTTTCTCGCCCATATGAGTGGAGATTAAATTTGGAAAATGGCAGTGTACATGAAGGTTATATTACCAGTGAGAAAGTTGCAATGGATTTCCCTGTCATTAATGACAAATTTATAGGTATTCAAAACAAGTATGGATATGCTCAAGTTGCTGACTCATTAGCAACCAGTAAAACAGGTAACATACTTACTGTAGAGAGTTCTGAAATATTGTTAAGTTGTTCTTGTTGTCAATCTTAACATGCACTTCATGGCATGTGTTCATGTTGTTTTAAGTTATTTGAATCATCTTGAATGTTGTATGTAATTAGTTCTGTGTAATGATACAGGCTTGTTTAAGTTCAAAATGATAGCAAAGCTACACTTCGACATGCCAAATAAGATTAATGACTATTAGTATTGTACAAAGTACCAGATATATATTTATtagtacaaactaaagtatcagAAAAATCTCCAGGAAAACAGAGAATTGATCTCAGTGGAGTACCACACTTTGAAAGAGAAACAATTCTGCTCTGGAGTTCAGTTTGTTGCAAAGAAAAACGGAATCGACGAAGATGATGGATGGGTAGTCACTTATGTTCATGATGAGGAAACAAACATCTCTCAGGTAGTTAAAATGTCTACTTAAAAAGCATGCTACATTGTATCATTATTTCCATGCATTCCTTAATTTATCAGATTTCTTGTCTTCTGTAGGTTTATATTATCGATGCCAAGAGATTTTCAGAGGAGCCAGTAGCAAAAATTACTTTGCCTCAGAGAGTTCCATATGGTTTCCATGGGAACTTTTTCTACACAAGTAATCAGAGATGATGCAATGTTTAGGTTGGTTTATGAATTGTAACAAGCCATTATACTGTTTAAATAAAATATTTCATTTATGGTTGAGGGATGAATAGACTGCTTAGGGGCTAAATTAGGATGGGCATGGATTGATCCATTGATCCCAAGGGTATCCATGGATCACCCCATGCTCATCCTTAAGTTAAATTACAGCCAGGTTCACATAGCAACTTTAAGAAATAAGAATGGATCGATAAGTTCAGAGGTAATGCTCCAAATCTGTCTATGATTTAGCCCCTTGGTTGATGTAGCACTATCAGTTAATACTCTGAACTGTTCATATAGCAACATTAGATAATGCTGAGGAATACAGCAATATGCCCAATGGTGACATCTGAAGGAATATAGTTATAACATCATCCCCTTGGTTGAGTTTCAAGAGTGATTTTGATCGAAAGGATAGAGAGAACAAAAGATCCCCACATGGAGAAAGGCACAAATTAGGGAGGCAGCAATAAGCAGAATAGTGGCCGTACCATTGGTGATGCAACCAGGTGATAGAGCTAGGAGCTTCACTGTCGAGCTGGCTGGCTGCTTCAAACCTGCTTTGCACCACTGTCTGCTAATGCTGCATGCCCACTCGACCTCAACGGATGAGCAGCAAAGAACCTGCAATAGATGCTGGGGACCTAAGATTAACAATTCATCTTTTTAACTGGGGACAAAATCAACTACACATACAAGGTTACAACCTAGAAAAGGTTGTCCTTAAGACCATGATCAGGTATTTCCCGGACACCAATACcaaggattttttttattttttttgagaaTCAATACCAAGGATTTTTTGAGAaactaaacaaaaaaaaacacaagacagtgtgaaagagaaaaaaaaatgtcAAGATTGGCAATGAAAAAGTACTTTATTGCACTGCATCCAGTATACAAATTCGTTTCCTTATCTTCATTGATTAAGGTTGGAAACTGATATGTTGGACATGCATTAGAACACAGATGAGTGGCCCAATCCTGTTTTAAGGCACCTATGGCTCTACTTCTGAATCAGGAGGGCGTCAATGTTTAGCTTGCCCTCTGGACCTTTGCTATACCAAGATGAGACATAGTCACCATAAATTACATCCCCATACTTTTGTGGCTCATGCTCACAAGCTGTGGGGCAGTGCATATTTTACTTGATTTTGATGGATCATAAAATGTTGCTACTGATAAGCGGGCACGCTCAGCATTGACAACAGCTCGATGAACTGAACTCTTGTATCTTCCATTGGTGATGATCTAGAGAAGGGTAAAAAACATGAGTAAAATGATTAAGGGAACAAGATTCTACATAAAGAAAAATATTCATACAACACTTTGGTCACAATCCTCTGAAAAAGTGCACATTAAAGGTGGAGGGGCATCACCAAAGGTCATAAAAAAAGGGCAGAGCACTAAAGCAAAAATTGATGGCATAGCAGATTAAGGTACATTACCTCTGTCTGATCAGCCAGAATCACAAGGATGCCATCACGCAAAGCAGGCACAGGTATCCACATTCCATCCTTCAATACCTCGAGCCCACCAACATCATCTTGTATCAGAAGTGTTATTGCGCCCATATCAGAATGAGATTGTAACCCAAGAGCAAGATcaggttgtggacaaggagaaTAGTAGCTAATAGTAATATTCTGGTAAACTTCTCCAACCGCCTCTTGTATATAAGATGGTGGTAGGTTCAGATTTTCTGAGATGATGCACAGCAATTTTTGAGCAAGATCCTTCATGCTGTTGCTGTATTTTGCAATAGTATCCCTGTAAAAAGTACATGGTGTTATCTCATGTGTTATAGACAAAAGTAACATGCTGAATATGGACAGCGATGGAAACAGGATGCTTAAATATTTTATTCTTAGTAAGATGACCACTCATAGATTTTTCATATAATGGTGCAGGAGCATACAGTTAGATTCTCCAGACTCTGATATCATATTCAGCAGTCAGCACTATCCAGTATGCTATCAAAGAAAACAATGCAACGGTGTCACCCCAAAGCGGCTATATTTGGATAGAAGTTCAAAAATTAAAATCAGAAAACTAAACATCCTTTGTGCTTTAGCAAGTCTTGGTCAATTGGTCTTCTAGGCTGTGCCATGACCTGAATCTCAACCTCTCGACAGAGACAATTAAAATGAAGACAGCTCAATGCTCCCCCAAACCACTTTCTACTTGTCTACACATCTGAGCATAAATTCCCTACATGTATTATGCTTATCAACTCTACCCTCTCATTCCTGTATGATTTTTTCATGAACAGACTTGTACTCGTAGCAATTCGTGACTCATCCGGAGATGAGCTGAACAGACAGGCAGGATTCCCATGAATCACCTGTAACCGGGGACGAAGTCGGGCCAGTGGGCGGGATCACGGCGGGACTCCGGGAGCGTGTGGTGGTCGAAGTAATCGCGCCAGTCGGGCACGGAGTTGTCGTTAGCGAGCATGCGGCTGCCGTACCCTTCCGCGGCGGCGCCCGTGGCCGGGTCGCAGGCGAACCGGAGCTTGTCCCCCATGGGCGCACGGAAGAAGGCGAGCCCGGCCTCACGCACCGCGTCGAGGAGCTCCCCCGGCAGGCCGTGGCCCACCACGTGGAAGGCGCCCCAGTCCGCGCACGCGGCGCGGACGtcgtcggcggcggtggaggacgaGAGGTCGACGACCGGCACGGAGAGCGCGGCGGCAACGGGGGAGGGCGAGGGGGTCGGGCGGTTGGATGTACTGCGCCGGGAGGCGGGACACGCCCGTCTCAGCGAGGGCTTGGACGCGCGCCGGCGCGGCGGTTTCCATCGGAGCGGCGGCGAAGGAAAACTCAGGCGATGTTGTGGCGAGTGGTAAAAACGCAGGCACGCAGCTATCCGAGTACATACGGCATCTAGTTGTATTAAGCGAGTTTTCAAGTAAAAAAGCTAGgcaaaaataaatatataaattaaAAAAGAGGGGCGTTGCGAGAATCGAACTCGCGACCTCTCGCACCCAAAGCGAGAATCATACCACTAGACCAAACGCCCTGATATGGTTAAAAGTTGAATTATATTTTATATAAATTATCAATGTGAAATCTAAAGAAACTATCTTATACTGATAGGCATTTGGCTTTCATGCGTGCTGTCTAGATAGGCTGTTGCGTAGTTTTCAAATCATTTTCTGGAAATACATCAAGGAGCAGTAAGTTGAAAGTGTCACGTGGAGAGCTTCAGCAATCAACACACAAGTGATGCAATTTTCAGGTCATGGTTGAAATTGACATGGTTATGCGCAGAGGTAGAGCTTCAGGCTTCAGCGGAATAGCAGAAACAGATTGTAACCATGATTTTCAGTTCCTGACTGAAATCTAAGATCAGCATACATTTACTGTTATATTTGGTCTATCAGTATCAGGGTCAAGGTACAAAGTAACACAGCATCATCCGTTCTTGTTATCACATATCACCCCATATGGATGAAGCTGGTGACTAGACAACCGATGTCACTGTGCAAAAACCATTCAGCAAGTTGCAAGTTCTGAAGCTGAAAGACCAGTACAAACTGCTTCCCGTCAGAAGAATGCATCAAACCTAAGTACCGAAAACAGCAGAGCTGCTGACTTCTCTGAAACTATCTGAACACGAATGAAAAGAAAGCCAATTCTCATGTCAGTGTTTCAGGAGCAGCAGCACTTATGAATTCTGAAGAGATGAACTGTGAAGGGGTTGTCAGGAGTCCTGCCCTCATACACCTCTTGGGTTTACCACCGGGAACCGCAATTCCTGAACAACTGAATTCACAAGGGAACAAGTAAGAATTAAGAAAATAAGGCAGTTACACAGCGTAGCATGGGTAATCAACTTTTGCAGCAGTTCACTTTCAGTAATCTTATTGTCTGACAAGTAAAACAGCTGAAACTTTCAGGAAACCAAGTATTGTCCAAAATTAAATTTATATCTTAACCATTTTAGCTCTGTGGAAAGGACTGCAGACTCACTAGGAACTGTAAATGCAAGTTTACTACAGACCTGATACTATTTTCGTTCAAAATTTTCTTCCAATGTACAGCATTTTCAGATTAATGCAATCCAAAGAAAGCATAGAATTTCTTCAAGTAAGCATAACTCGATTCTTGGATGTAAAATAATAAATACTAAGAAAATGATACTGAATGAAGCTGCTATTTTATTAAACCTGTAGAGTTACTGTGAGCTATGCTACACATTACCCAAACCCAAGCTATGGTTTGTACCACATCAGCACGATATACTGAACATCTGTCACCAACCCACCATACGATCACTGGAAAATGCAAAGATCACTCACCCTGTGTCccgatgatgaggacgatgatgtccATGGTCTCCTCGTTGCGAGGCAGGTCGATGAGCAGCGGGGTCAGCCGCCCGTAGCGGCCGCCCTGGACGCACATCAGGATGCGGAAGAACAAGAACGCATTGCCCGTGCGGCGCGCCACCTCCCCTCTCAGCTCGAACACGGAGCGGCCTATGAACTGGAACGTGCCCCAGTTGTCCGGGAAGTTCCCGTAGTTGTCCGCCCGCACGAACCGTATCGTCCGCTGCAGCTGCACGGgctcctcgtgcaggaggaacaGGCCGCGGAAGCTGCGTCGGTTGTTCTGTTACCATGGAACACGCTCGTGTTTAGGAAACCAGGACAAGTAGACAACACTAGTTCTGAATAGTGCACATTGTAATGGGGACAAGATGTTCGGACGCAGGCAATCAGCTTTAACCATGATCTAGCAAGAAATGACCAAATAGCTGAAAATGATTCAGATATACAGATGAAGCAAATCTTAATCTGAGAGATCAACATACGACAGACAGCCAAATTCTAAGGATCAGCTCCTAAAGTTTAGACTACTGAAACAAATGGGAAGGCGAATAGGACCAAAAACTCCTCCTCCCTGGGGCCTGGGCTCCAAATGCAGGGGTGCAAGGATTCAAGAAACCAGAACTCTACGGCTCCCTAGGAGCTGGACCTACAGGAACACGATTCAAATTTTTGAGCGAGAGAATTGGTAATCTTGGCACAGAATTGATCCAGGACTGCAGAAAAGCAATAATCCCATTTGGCAGTTCTTGGAAAATTCGACGCAAGCAAAGAAACAACCAGCGCTGGTTCTTCAAGTACAGGTTCCACAAATCGGAATTGTAGGTTCCATCCAAGAACCCTGCTCCGCCCAAACCAATGCGAGAAGCCGAGGCGAGGGGTGCAAGGCAATAGGGGTCTCGGGACGGGCGAGCTCACCGGAGTCCGCGCAAGTGCTGGCGGATTGGGGCTCGTGGCGATGGTCTCGACCTTCCAATGCATCATCGTGCTCTGGTTGTCGACGTCGTCGACGGAGACGCCGCTGAGCCAGAGGCGGTACCTGCCGTTGGCGCGGAGGAGACGGTTGGAGACGTGGCGCAGGAGGACGTAGCCGGCGTCCCCGGTGCTGACAACCTTCCACAGGATGGGGTCCACGTCCTGGTCGTAGTCGCCCATGTCGACGCGGAGGCCGATGTGGCCCGGCGGCGCCGGGTCCTGCGTGGCGGCGAGGTAGCGGCCGTAGGCGGCGCTGTGGAGGAGCACGCTGGTGGAGCCGTCCTGCAGGATGCGGTGCACCGTCCACGCCGCGTTCATCGTCCTGCGGCGCCAGCGGCGCAGGGACACCCCCATCCCGTCCTCGTCGGCGTGGAGGTACCCTCCGTGCACGCGGCTCCGCAGCCGCACGTGCGCCCCGTCGGGGAACtgctccatcgccgccgccggtggTGGTGTCGCGGAGGCGTGCGGCGGACGTCCGGCGGCTAGCGAGTAGCGATTCGGTTTCTTGGCTCTGGTGCTTCTTCGGCTGCGGGGACGGGGGCGGGGTGGCGGACGGCGGCGAGGGAGTGGGTTTTATTGGCGCTGTTGTGAGGGGGAAGAGAGAGCAGAGCAAGTTCGTTGTGGGACGGTTACGTTTGGGCGCCGAGGTGGGGCGGGCCGGGGAATTTCAAGGCGAGCAGCCGATGCAATGCTTCACGTTGAGTCGCAACTCGCAACGCAAGCGGAGGTCGATTGTTCGCTGTCTCCATTGCCACTGACAGATGGGGCTGGATCGGTGAGTTTGACCAATCGCCTGCCCACTGGCACGTGGGGTCCACAAATGTGTACGACACAAACTCCGGAACCGTGGAACGCACgcgcgcagccgcagccgcagccgcgccGCTCGGCGCAGGGTGGCAACCGTGGCAGGGCCTCTGCCGGCACAAGCACCACTCGCCGCATCCGTTCCATTCTGGAACCTCGCTTGGCGAGCGTGGTATCCACTATCCACCACTCCGGCGTCCGGCGGCCATCGCCAGCGGCGCCAGGGCATCCGCGCATAGCTATGGACGAGGCCACAGTTTTAGATGAGTTCGGTTGCCCTTCGTTGTCCTCGGCCAAATGCTGCCGTCGCAGTAAGTTACCGAAGTTCCTCGCTGGGCGTCACCACAAAGTGGCTTTCAGTTCATGACTAAAAGCTAAGTTTAGAAAAAATTGACCGTAACATTTGATGTTTTTTTAGTCTGTCTACTCTACAGACCTATGTTTTAGCACAAGACAACACATGATTGTTGGTTGCATGTAAAATATACAGATTCCAACACAGGAAAAATCATGTGTTTTTGGAAAAAACACATGAATTCAAACACAGGAAAAAACGTGTGTTTTAAGATAATGTAACACACAAATTTCATCAGGCAAACAAGGCTCACGACTCTGTTGTTTTTTGTCTTTTGCTGTTGTCTTCTGTCAAAGTTTTTTTGTGGTTGTCTTCTTCAAGTAAAGAGTAAGTCAACCCAGAGCCCAATAACTAGGAAGGCAGAGAGACTCACTAAAGATGTACCAACACATAGTCTAAAAAACAATAATCGATATACTTGAAAAACAATAGAGCAAACAGGGAGAAGCCTCTACTCTGCGTGGAGATCAGATCTCTGCGTGGGGGCAAGCAGATCAGATCCCCCACGCAGAGCAGGAGAAAGGAGAAAACAACCAGCAGATCAAATATGAAGATCTACTCTACGTGGGGGCAAGCAGAGCAGAGGAAAGGGGGCAAGCAACCAACAGATTGAAGGGAAACCACTAACCTCAACAGCCAAGGTAAGCACACCGACTACCTCATGAAGATGTAATCCAAGACTGCTAGTACTTGCTGCAACCAAATTCAGGAATCAGAATTATAGATTCACAAATTAAGGAACTTAGGAAACAAAAATACAGAATATGGAAAAACAAATTGCACATTTCAAATAGTGCAACTCGTATTTGctgctaatgcaattatactgATTAAATAAGCATTTTTGGATGTTGCAACCAAGGGGTTGAGAACAACCCAAACACACTACAATGAACTTGAAGAAGCAGTTGTGAACTATGAATGTGACAAACTATGCTTTCTATTTATAGCTGATTCTAACTACTTACAACAGCCCTAGTCGATGTTTTAACAGTCCTAATTACAACAACCCTGATTCTAActatttatagatgattgtatgAGCAGCAGATTACATCTTACATAATTTTAGATGTTTTAACAGAATAAGAAcaaaggaagaggtacaagacaggATCAAATGTCAAAGCCACAATATCAGATTCAGAATTCTGAGAAAGTGCAAGGATACAACAACAATGATGTCAACACCAAGGACATGTATGAGGTAAAATAACTCCTAATTTAAAATGCAGTCATAAATAATGAAAATATGTCAACCACTGAATTCTACATTTTGCTGCAGCATTTATTTGGTTCCCTAATGCATTTGATATAAGCACCGGTCCAGTTTGACCAATTACTTGAGGTAAAAACACATTTCATAGATGCAATGAAAAATTAAGAAGATATGATAAAAAGCAAAATAAGTACTTAGGTGCTCTTTTTTTTATGAAGCAGAATAGTATGTATATGACAACAAGTAGAGTTGATGATTATCCGACATCAATGAACTCACATGGTACAGAAGCAATGAAGGCAGTGCAGTCAACTTCATATCAAGTATTTAGAGGCACAAATTGTTCCACTGATCGTTTCTATAGATACAAAAAGGTGAGCAAAATCATTGCTTACTCCCAGGAAAGCCAAGATAAAAATGTTGTTTTTGGACTAAAATATATTTCAATGCAGGGAGGCTATACTAAACTTATGCTGAAACAGATGATGAACTCTCCGGAGAATAATCAGACTGACAGGAATACGCATGTAAAATTTATAAATACCAGTATACAAAAATTATAATTCAGACATATGTAAGTTACACACATATGTGCAATGTAAATTCAGCATAACAGGACTGTAATTTCAATGCTTCATTATAAACTGTGCAACGGCATGAAGAGATATAAGGATCATTAACAAAGATGATACTTGGAAATGACAGGAATGAGGTAAAACTATATTATATATGCTTGTCAAACTAGTTGTGTTATATTATAAATGGTAACCATTCTTattatcaaacaaataaaacataatatgagccttgaagatctggatggAATCTTTGGACCACAAATGACGGGTCAATATTAGAGTCAAGAATGTCATATGAGGTAGATACAGATAGCTGAGCCAATTTGATTATATTTATAACcaatacaaatatgtactggcatcaaagtaaaacttatctttgcaaaaacatgatggagaaatggcaatcgtcgctgacgatgatggagcaacGACAAGCATAGCTGATGATGATAGATATAAAATTCAACAATACCATTGGCAAACTGATGTATTCAATAACATGAACATTGATGAGGTACATAAAAAATAATCTCTTCAACTATTTCAATCCACactgaaaaaaaatatttgtattataaatgACATTACTCAGAAACTAAGACTGCTGCTAATATATTTACAGGTGCAGCATGAAAATCAAGATGATCAACCAATAATGGGAAAAATGACTTGAGGATCATAGCAACAGAACCAACAAGTTCAGATATTACATCAGCTATAACAGATGATAATGAGCATGTAAATGGCAGCCAGGAACTGACGGAGGAAGaaattgaacaatttatcaaaaaatgagcaggttgcagcatctgaaggcaacaatgcaccaatcaacagcaagtacaccccacagctatcgATGGAATTTAAGACTAGGGATGATGCTCACCATTTCTTCAACTTCTATGCATTCCTAGCTGGATTTCAAGTTGCCATAACACATACGACAAGAACTCAAAGTAAGAAGAGAAATAATGAGGTAGTCAAAGTGACAATGAAATGCAATcatcaaggaaaagaaaaggaaccaaaGTCTTTAGAGCAAGAAGAAGCTGAAGTAGACAAGGATGTTGGAAAGAAACCGATAAGAAGAAGGAAAACAAATGTTCAGCAGAAGTCAGATTGTCCTTGTGTTATGATGgtgaaagaagaaggaggtgtaTGGAAGATTAAAACTCTTGATTTGGAGCATAATCATGAGCTATGCCCTGGAGACAGAGATCAGCTATTTTCTGGTCACAAGTATATaacagaaatggaaaaaggacttATCAAGACTCTGAACGATAACAATATCCTGACTAGAAAGATGATTTCTATTCTATCGTATCAGAGAGGGGGGCTTACAGCTCTaccgatgaaaaagaaagatatcaACAACTATAGGACAAAGCTGAACAGAGAAGTTAAATGATTAGATATGACACAAGTACTAGATTATTTTAGAAAGAAACAAACTGATGATCCGTCTTTCTTTTACAAGTTTGATTTAGATGAGGATAAGAGAGTGAGAAACTTGTTCTGGACAGACTGTTCTTCTATGAAATATTATACAGATTATGGAGAATGTGTAAGTTTTGACACAACATATATGACCAACCGATACAACTTACCGTTTGCACCATTTGTTGGAATCATAGGACATGGGAAAAGTTACCTTTTTGGATGCGCTTTCCTGCATGATGAGACAGTGGACACTTTTAAgtgggtatttcaaacttttCTTGAAGCAATGGGAGGAAAATACCCTCAAACGATCATCACAGACCAAGACatggcgatgaaatcagcaatagAGCAAGTCTTCATAAACACAAAGCACAGAAATTGCTTATTCCACATAAAGACCAAATGCTACAATAAGAATGTCAAGGTCTTTGCAGCAAACGAAGGACTATATAAAGACTTCGAAGATATAGTGAATAATAGTCTAACAGTGGAAGAATTTGAGCGACTTTGGAAGAGAATGATTGAGAAAAGAAAcaatcgatgttttaccaccaatAGCCTGCAACGGGGGTACcgggggcagtttgttcgggcttcagcgtatacagaactcgacggtaaacgcaagagacaatcgatttatcctggttcgggccctcgaccgtgatcgagtaatagccctacgtccagtcggtgttagcctttatGTTAGATTGATTGTAAGGTGTTGCGTTGTGTTATCTCTGTCTAGGAACTccatcctcctttatatagtcaggaggccagagtcctagtcagtttacaatgtagagtcctagtaggattacagggtagtattactactaggattacataggaggaatcctaatcaaactagatctcctctctttctTACggtgtatcctgtgggtcccgcatcgacaagcccccgagcacttcatggttgaactccagaagccttgtcttgttcctccaggtcttgtcgagcaggaacaaacgtcgcccgagtgctttcttaagtgaaaccatgtagcgcttcttgggatcttcgggtggtgtgtgcttttttgagagtgatgtgcgcttttttgaagaaaaagtgcactcactgagtgtagcctccgagcctcttgccatttggaacaaaaagttggagggtcttgaatctgagttgttcaaagaactgaaaacctcttctgaggatatgttGGATCTTgccaagtaaggcagccagcggtgggtgggctccttatttgatgacgtggtccaGAAAATGGTTCCCTGCAAAGTAAGCATATGAAAGTATGTAATAATTGATATACAAGATATCAAGTTGGAAGTATGTCCcagtattataaaatgcatattaattttttttcgtgTCTTGCTCTTATtaggctatgtaatttccctaggtaggtagcctgttacgtttaaacacctctcatacctttccggcgagtaggcttcacggattaaggcctcagcaacccaggtaaattaacaaccgttaagagaagacattataaaatgcatattaaatttttttcacatcttgctcttactaggctatgtaatttctctaggtaggtagcctgttaCATTTAAACACCTCTCACACCTTTTCGGCGAGTAGGCTTCatggattaaggcctcagcaacccaaGTAAATTAACAACCATTAAGAGAAGACTTTAGTAGTCGGAGATGCAACTATAGTAGAGCCGcggaggcatatggataatatcaggagatatatgatgattaaagaatatttgaaaaaatattaaaccatgacttagcttgattgacggcCGCGTGGAGTAGTAGGCGTGTTGTGAAGTGATAAGCCCCCAGGCGTCATCTTGACCTTGGTGGCCGAGTAGTCGGTCATCGTGGACAAGTAGTCGGTTGCCGCGGCCGAGTAGTCGGTTGTTGCTTGCTCGTTGGATCACGAAGCACG
The nucleotide sequence above comes from Miscanthus floridulus cultivar M001 chromosome 18, ASM1932011v1, whole genome shotgun sequence. Encoded proteins:
- the LOC136524824 gene encoding carotenoid 9,10(9',10')-cleavage dioxygenase 1-like, whose product is MYHLCCGNHLLGVHYRFCHNNVHIFIFRFIENDMNGKSRIGAMPRFGDAESIIWFDVENHCSYHLFNCFEDGNEVVIRGCRLLGSIIPSGCHRVDKSKWYGRAFLQPDKDSEDFDPSLDGTLFSRPYEWRLNLENGSVHEGYITSEKVAMDFPVINDKFIGIQNKYGYAQVADSLATSKTGLFKFKMIAKLHFDMPNKINDY
- the LOC136523448 gene encoding uncharacterized protein codes for the protein MEQFPDGAHVRLRSRVHGGYLHADEDGMGVSLRRWRRRTMNAAWTVHRILQDGSTSVLLHSAAYGRYLAATQDPAPPGHIGLRVDMGDYDQDVDPILWKVVSTGDAGYVLLRHVSNRLLRANGRYRLWLSGVSVDDVDNQSTMMHWKVETIATSPNPPALARTPNNRRSFRGLFLLHEEPVQLQRTIRFVRADNYGNFPDNWGTFQFIGRSVFELRGEVARRTGNAFLFFRILMCVQGGRYGRLTPLLIDLPRNEETMDIIVLIIGTQDNKITESELLQKLITHATLCNCLIFLILTCSLVNSVVQELRFPVIVSEKSAALLFSLQNLQLAEWFLHSDIGCLVTSFIHMGFQSGTENHGYNLFLLFR